The following proteins come from a genomic window of Winogradskyella sp. PC-19:
- a CDS encoding amidohydrolase family protein, protein MTKRKLRINGHSHLLPYPEEIPQFMKDKGIFWVDKDRKYMLQKDWNRPITDSSFFLNEKLAWMERFDIDHAVVLNLSQLYGNGLRVEEMKQALRFQNDFNAKVQHENPSKFTTGFVVHPGFVRGACWEIERCVEELGMQLLCLPTHYMDTIGTWRCIFDEENEPIFELANKYNLAVEIHPYDGEKFIKLENTSWRFHLIWMLAQCADAYHFLTLNGYQDKYPNMRTCFAHGGQLAQINLGRRIQGFDGRPDLFEGKSHPRKAVAHKNIFFDTLVHDTGGLELLIRNQTSKQVLMGLDDPYPLGEMESEKQSSYPGKILDLAIERDIITENQRDAIWEDNVIQWLCGDNQDTKDKLVKRITS, encoded by the coding sequence ATGACTAAAAGAAAACTCAGAATAAACGGCCACTCTCACCTACTACCATATCCTGAAGAAATTCCTCAGTTTATGAAAGACAAAGGCATTTTTTGGGTGGATAAAGACCGTAAATATATGCTTCAGAAAGATTGGAACCGACCAATCACTGATTCGAGTTTTTTCTTGAACGAAAAACTAGCTTGGATGGAGCGTTTTGATATTGACCATGCTGTTGTATTAAATTTATCTCAACTATATGGTAATGGGCTTCGTGTTGAAGAGATGAAGCAAGCCCTTCGTTTTCAGAATGATTTTAATGCTAAAGTCCAGCATGAAAACCCAAGTAAATTCACTACAGGTTTTGTAGTTCACCCTGGTTTTGTTCGTGGTGCATGTTGGGAAATTGAACGCTGTGTCGAGGAATTAGGCATGCAACTCTTATGCTTACCAACGCACTATATGGATACTATTGGTACGTGGCGTTGTATTTTTGATGAAGAAAATGAGCCTATTTTTGAATTGGCCAATAAATATAATTTAGCGGTAGAAATTCACCCTTACGATGGCGAAAAATTCATAAAGCTTGAAAACACATCTTGGCGTTTTCATTTGATTTGGATGTTAGCGCAATGTGCTGATGCCTACCATTTTTTAACTCTGAATGGCTACCAAGACAAATACCCAAACATGCGAACTTGTTTTGCTCACGGTGGACAACTAGCACAGATAAATTTAGGAAGACGTATTCAAGGTTTTGATGGACGACCAGATTTATTTGAAGGCAAAAGTCATCCAAGAAAAGCAGTAGCTCACAAAAACATCTTTTTTGATACGCTTGTTCATGATACTGGTGGCTTGGAGTTATTAATTAGAAACCAAACCTCAAAACAAGTTTTAATGGGCTTAGATGACCCATATCCTCTTGGCGAAATGGAAAGTGAAAAACAATCTTCTTATCCAGGAAAAATTTTGGATTTAGCCATTGAGCGTGACATCATCACAGAAAATCAACGTGATGCCATTTGGGAAGACAACGTTATACAATGGCTTTGTGGAGATAACCAAGATACCAAAGACAAATTGGTAAAACGCATTACCTCTTAG
- a CDS encoding O-methyltransferase, giving the protein MYFLPEALDNYVVAHSEQEPELLQQLTRETYQKILQPIMISGPYQGRVLSMISKLKSPKRILELGTFTGYATLCLAEGLAKDGVINTIDINEELEDFQRKYFDKSGYGEQIIQHVGNALDIIPKLDTTFDLVFIDADKPNYSNYFHQIIDKLNPGGIILSDNVLWHGKVIKKLDPKDKSTKAVLDYNTLLKNDPRIETVVLPIRDGLTVSRKI; this is encoded by the coding sequence ATGTATTTCTTGCCTGAAGCTTTAGACAACTATGTTGTTGCACATTCTGAGCAAGAACCAGAATTACTACAACAACTCACTAGAGAAACTTACCAGAAAATTTTACAGCCAATTATGATCAGTGGTCCTTATCAGGGACGCGTATTGAGTATGATTTCAAAACTAAAATCACCAAAGCGTATTCTTGAACTTGGTACTTTTACTGGATACGCGACACTCTGCTTAGCTGAAGGTTTAGCCAAAGATGGTGTTATAAACACTATTGATATTAACGAGGAGCTAGAAGATTTTCAGAGAAAATATTTTGATAAGTCTGGTTATGGCGAACAAATTATACAGCACGTAGGAAACGCTCTTGATATCATTCCTAAACTAGATACAACGTTTGATTTAGTTTTTATAGATGCCGATAAACCTAACTACAGCAATTACTTTCATCAAATAATTGACAAACTAAATCCTGGTGGTATTATCTTATCAGATAATGTATTATGGCATGGAAAGGTTATCAAAAAATTAGACCCAAAAGATAAATCTACAAAAGCTGTTTTAGATTATAATACATTGCTTAAAAACGACCCGAGGATAGAAACTGTCGTTTTACCAATCCGTGACGGACTAACAGTAAGTCGAAAAATATAG